Proteins from one Rhizobium sp. CB3090 genomic window:
- a CDS encoding Lrp/AsnC family transcriptional regulator, whose amino-acid sequence MKLDAIDLRILDAIQRDGRITKLALAEKVGLSPTPCWLRLRKLEKAGIITGYHAHLSPRRLAAVASVMVELTLANHRQSDFERFERAISSVPEIVACWSVGGGVDYILKIMTPNIDAYQRLIDGLLDRDLGIERYFTYIVTKTVKEETVLPIANLLSAESPGDE is encoded by the coding sequence ATGAAACTCGATGCAATCGATTTGCGCATACTGGATGCCATTCAACGCGATGGCCGCATCACCAAACTCGCGCTCGCCGAAAAGGTAGGACTTTCGCCGACTCCATGCTGGCTTCGGCTGCGGAAGCTGGAGAAGGCCGGGATCATTACCGGCTATCATGCCCATCTGTCGCCGCGCCGGCTTGCAGCAGTTGCAAGCGTGATGGTCGAACTCACACTCGCCAACCATCGTCAGAGCGACTTCGAGCGCTTCGAGCGGGCAATCTCCTCCGTTCCCGAAATCGTCGCCTGCTGGTCGGTCGGCGGCGGCGTCGACTACATTCTGAAGATCATGACGCCCAATATCGATGCCTATCAGCGGCTGATCGATGGCCTTCTGGATCGCGACCTCGGCATCGAACGTTATTTTACCTATATCGTGACGAAGACCGTGAAGGAGGAGACCGTGCTTCCGATCGCCAATCTTCTTTCCGCAGAGTCTCCGGGCGATGAATAG
- a CDS encoding isoprenylcysteine carboxylmethyltransferase family protein — MAIYLLQLLAWSVFIAALLLWPAGTLAFPGAWVVIAFFVFGGLAMILWLSKRSPRLLRERMASPLQRDQKPWDRVWLTFFVLAFLGWLYFMGWDAARMGFRAVPPWLQVLGGLGMAVNMLGTWWTFRENAFAAPVVKIQKDQKVIDTGPYAVVRHPMYASALFFLIGMPLLLGSWFGIAFSVVFILGVAWRAVHEERALSAELSGYQAYAARVRYRLIPYVW; from the coding sequence ATGGCGATCTACTTGCTCCAACTCCTGGCATGGTCGGTCTTTATTGCAGCCCTGCTGCTGTGGCCGGCGGGTACGCTGGCTTTTCCGGGCGCCTGGGTTGTAATAGCCTTCTTCGTGTTCGGCGGCTTGGCGATGATCCTTTGGTTGTCGAAGCGTAGCCCGCGCCTGTTGCGTGAACGTATGGCATCTCCGCTGCAGCGTGATCAGAAGCCATGGGATCGCGTCTGGTTGACGTTTTTCGTTTTGGCCTTCTTGGGCTGGCTGTACTTCATGGGTTGGGACGCGGCCCGGATGGGTTTTCGGGCGGTGCCGCCATGGCTTCAGGTACTCGGCGGCCTTGGTATGGCGGTCAACATGCTCGGTACCTGGTGGACGTTTCGCGAAAACGCCTTCGCTGCGCCGGTGGTAAAGATCCAAAAAGATCAGAAGGTGATCGACACCGGTCCCTATGCTGTTGTTCGCCATCCGATGTATGCGAGCGCGTTGTTTTTCCTCATTGGCATGCCGCTATTGCTCGGTTCCTGGTTCGGCATCGCATTCTCCGTGGTGTTCATCCTGGGTGTCGCCTGGCGTGCGGTGCATGAGGAGCGCGCTTTAAGCGCGGAGCTGAGCGGCTATCAAGCCTATGCGGCGCGCGTGCGATATCGGCTCATCCCATATGTCTGGTAG